The following DNA comes from Amycolatopsis albispora.
GAGCCCGCGTTCCTCGGCGGGTTCGAGATCGGCGAGCCCGGCACCCAGCTCACCGGCCGCACGCAGCAGGGTTTTCAGCTCGCCGGTCTGGTCGGCGGCGGCGAGCAGCAACAGGGTCCTGGTCGGTGCGGGCAGCGAGCGGACCTGGTGCCAGAAGGCGTCGAGCACGCGGTTGGTCAGCGGCATCGGACCGGCATCGGTCACCGAGACCACGGCCGGGAGTTCGCGCAGGGCCAGCGGATTCCCGCGGGTCTCGGCGACCAGCCGCTCGCGGAGCCCGGCGGGCAGGTCGGCGCCGGTGTCGTCCAGCAGCGCCGACGAGCTCTCCTGGTCCAGCCCGTCGAGGTGGAGTTCGGGCAGGCCGGTCGCGGCGAAGGCGTCGGCGTAGTCCCGCGCGGCGAACAGCAGCACCACGCCCTCGCGGTCCAGCCGCCGGGCGGCGAACAGCAGCGCGCCGGCGGAGGCCTGGTCGAGCCACTGCGCGTCGTCCACCAGGCAGAGCAGCGGGCCCTGTTCGGCGAGCAGGGTGAGCACGCCGGCGCCGATCAGGAACCGGTCGCCGTCGCCGCTGTTACCGAGGCCGAACGCGCCTTCGAGGGCCCGGCGCTGGAGTTCGGGCAGCGCGTCGAGGCGGTCCAGCACCGGACGCAGCAGCAGGTGCAGCCCGGCGAACGGCAGCTCGGCCTCGGATTCGATGCCGACGCCCCGCAGCACCCGGAGGTCACCGGCGGTCGCGGCGGCGTGGTCGAGCAGGCTGGTCTTGCCGATGCCGGGTTCACCGCGGAGCACGAGGGCACCGCTGATCCCGTCGCGCGCGCCGGCGAGCAGCGCGGCGATCGCCTCCTGCTCCGCGCGACGGCCCCTCAGCATGCCGGTGACCCTACCTATGCCGGTCGCGCGAATTACTGATACCGAGACGGATTCCGCGGGGGCGCGGGGCGGCCAGACTTCTGGACATCGACAACGAACGAACGGAGCTTCCGATGTCCCACTCCCGCAAGGTCGTCGCCCAGGTCCACGTCTCGATCGACGGCTACAGCGCCGGTTCGCCGGACGACGGCATGGGCGGGATGGCGTTCCTGCAGGACCACGCGTCGCACGAGCAGAGCGCCACCTACTTCGAGGGCGTCTGGCGCGGTGCCGACACCGCGATCATGGGCCGCACCAACTACGAGGGCTTCCACGGTTTCTGGCCTTCGGTGGTGCACAGCCCGGACGCCTCCCCGCGCGACCGCGACCTGGCGACCTGGCTGGACACCGTGGAGAAGGTGGTGTTCTCGACGACGCTGGAGAAGGCGGACTGGCAGAACGCCCGCGTGGCGAAGCAGGACCTGGAGACGGAGGTGCGCGAGCTGAAGGCCGCGCCCGGCCGGGACATCCTGGTGCTGAACAGCGCCAGCATCATCCGGGCACTGGTCGCCGCCGACCTGCTCGACGAACTGCGCATCACCATCGTGCCCGCGTTGCTGGGCGGCGGGCTGCGGCTGTTCGAAGGCAACCCGCCCTACTCGACGTGGCGTCTTGGCGGGGTGTGCACCCTGCCGACCGGCGCCGTCGTCCTCACCTACGAACGCC
Coding sequences within:
- a CDS encoding dihydrofolate reductase family protein, which encodes MSHSRKVVAQVHVSIDGYSAGSPDDGMGGMAFLQDHASHEQSATYFEGVWRGADTAIMGRTNYEGFHGFWPSVVHSPDASPRDRDLATWLDTVEKVVFSTTLEKADWQNARVAKQDLETEVRELKAAPGRDILVLNSASIIRALVAADLLDELRITIVPALLGGGLRLFEGNPPYSTWRLGGVCTLPTGAVVLTYERP